The proteins below come from a single Takifugu rubripes chromosome 10, fTakRub1.2, whole genome shotgun sequence genomic window:
- the LOC101077489 gene encoding rho GTPase-activating protein 21 isoform X3, with amino-acid sequence MLAQRNGLPPGCKPVPLQDRPDLPDVDKTTPGCCSFSPSPSSGGCPWARLAGVDGCLSEPYCLWFQFLARAYWGEVELGLASPNHSVSWARFKDASRKNCVRFRAKQKDGRDQSETAATASPGPEEEPFSWPGPKTLRLRRTSQGFGFTLRHFIVYPPESAVHNSLKDEENGSRGRPRNRLEPMDTIFVKQVKEGGPAHRAGLCTGDRIVKVNGESIIGKTYSQVIALIQNSDASLELCVMPKDEDILQLFSRDITALAYSQDAYLKGNEAYSGNAQNIPEPPPICYPRIEVKAAGMAQMSESGAVGEMLLASAQGPGRQGGAAEKSYRVEIPVPPSPTASQQTLKSQGAVCVCSENSRTAPVSMDPVERGPRVARAGPSHRTEENRYSPPAASVKSKPFIPSVPGGAQLQHPSSHPTESPVFYPSSSLRTGSIFSDRLSSPVRSSINPASPDAFSNDLNHYSPSPPSTSQHQNIDWKNYTTYKDYIDAKRLHTYGCRTIQERLDSLRAASSSSSAYSQQRTPPPPSSSPRGAPESQVKRRSTSTDRGVETSGRSTARAPLRSASQERLWGGTERTVPVRNWPRSASEDALPFSSPVGFAKPRARSCDYLGKQPGEAGVASGGDRAGFEDRLRLFRGEEARVPRQGATVTALPYLNRNLPGKEEEGQGSVLPYSPVAAPVFTKGKTDSRTDCVILRPSRLPVKNSISAPSTILSTVKTTEPLKDQRANIIGNHISYPSPLHLQLRGRADSLKMESRAEVGLTARSSSCSGPSSKLPMQRHSEGVAALSSFGSTAINGDVNQKPTPAAPARANGGHFQGVEGPDATIVVLRRDKNYGPPLVRPPPYVLALDVGQKDTTPKSPPLVKAGSLDGAMCWMSDSCRERHHRRLGDTRHKSKHLDDSLDSIPFIDEPSSPSVDLDSSPIPASAVISGAPTVTTIPPSPTSPSSLIRRQLSHDHDSGTKTERSKSYDEGLDNYREEGRGRSLIPGLKSLRKVDRSSEDSGSRGDSSSDVFCDATKEGPLQFKQLSADKNKRVGGGMRPWKQMYAVLRGHYLCLYKDRREGHAHANCQTVEEPLPISIRSCLIDISYSDTKRKNVLRLTTSDCEYLFQAEDREDMLAWIRVIQENGNLDEENAAFTSHDLISRKIREYKTLTSPTSSKTEPSPKSSRQSLSIKHTLLGGKGEPKATSPHSKPEQDRKNLHKDDTSPPKDKGTWRKGIPGLMRKPFEKKPSPGVTFGVRLDDCPPAQNNKFVPLIVEVCCNLVEERGLEYTGIYRVPGNNAAISNMQEELNNKGMNDIDPRDDKWRDLNVISSLLKSFFRKLPEPLFTNDKYADFIEANRTEDPVERLKVLKRLLHELPAHHYETLKFLSAHLKTVAENSEKNKMEPRNLAIVFGPTLVRTTDDNMTHMVTHMPDQYRIVETLIQNYDWFFTEEGNGEPVTVSREESAVESQPVPNIDHLLTNIGRTGTSQGEVSDSPTSDSAKSKGSWGSAKDPCTRDLLVSSIFAAASRKRRKSKEKPQPSSSDDDLDSVFLKKEIPGQKANTHHLLQTEAQSRLGPKTALPARAEERKENGKTVELAPKAKREHRKSIFLKGTTPPRHPSPCPSPNIYQLVPQGKSSSSDPPSQFDENTSDLGTMSSGASVPRSRPKKWSAGMSADLPAGAAPGSGGSAGAEVSSITSDYSTTSSITFLTGAESGALSPELHGGEEADDERSELISEGRPMETDSESDFPVFAPDGGNSHSTPRLGQSLEKSELQGEAQGGTAGKLEARRLFPTQRMIECDTLSRRWSLRQKTDSESSVEGLTGGGEGNEAKESSTRLSRVLGVIKKGRPTSSVSSSPRSEPERHEAAWHLRISERLKFRLRTSADDMFTQKNRTPDARGKKKNIRRRHTMGGQRDFAELAIINDWREQGGVDQTADLSALDRLKPRCSSQDFSIRDWISRDRCRDSVSSVEVAPRAVPEDDHQENQDATAEGPRSPAPPNTQPLPGEHVNGGGLQSKNKGNLGVDPHPHKLSGAQVVRSRFYQYL; translated from the exons ATGCTAGCCCAGAGGAACGGGCTCCCTCCAGGCTGTAAGCCAGTTCCTCTGCAGGATCGCCCAGATCTTCCTGATGTGGATAAGACCACCCCAGGTTGCTGCTCCTTCTCTCCGTCCCCGTCCTCTGGAGGCTGTCCCTGGGCTCGGCTGGCCGGGGTGGACGGGTGCCTGTCGGAGCCGTACTGTCTTTGGTTCCAGTTTTTGGCCAGAGCTTACTGGGGAGAGGTAGAGCTGGGGCTCGCCAGTCCCAATCACAGTGTGTCCTGGGCTCGGTTCAAGGACGCCTCCAGGAAGAACTGCGTCAGATTCCGG GCGAAGCAGAAGGATGGACGCGACCAGAGCGAGACGGCGGCCACGGCCTCCCCCGGCCCAGAGGAGGAGCCCTTTTCCTGGCCGGGACCCAAGACGCTGCGCCTGCGCCGAACCTCGCAGGGCTTCGGCTTCACGCTGCGGCACTTTATCGTCTACCCTCCGGAGTCTGCCGTGCACAACTCCCTGAAG GATGAAGAGAACGGCAGCCGAG GGCGACCGAGGAACCGCCTGGAGCCAATGGACACCATTTTTGTCAAGCAAGTGAAGGAGGGGGGCCCTGCCCACAGAGCTGGACTCtgcacag GGGATCGGATAGTGAAGGTGAATGGAGAGAGCATCATTGGGAAGACTTACTCCCAAGTGATCGCTTTGATCCAGAACAG CGACGCCTCGCTGGAACTCTGCGTGATGCCAAAGGATGAGGACATTTTGCAGCTG TTTTCCAGGGATATCACTGCTCTG GCGTATTCCCAGGATGCATACCTCAAAGGAAATGAGGCGTACAGCGGAAATGCCCAGAACATCCCGGAACCCCCTCCCATCTGCTACCCTCGGATAGAAGTTAAGGCCGCTGGAATGGCGCAGATGTCGGAGTCTGGGGCAGTCGGCGAGATGCTTCTGGCATCAGCTCAGGGACCAGGAAGGCAAGGTGGAGCCGCGGAAAAGAGTTACCGGGTGGAAATCCCGGTTCCTCCGTCTCCGACAGCCTCTCAGCAGACCCTAAAGTCTCAgggtgctgtgtgtgtctgcagtgagAATTCCAGGACAGCACCCGTGTCTATGGATCCCGTTGAGAGGGGGCCCCGTGTGGCCCGGGCTGGACCCAGCCACAGAACAGAGGAAAACCGGTACAGCCCTCCAGCAGCCTCGGTTAAATCCAAACCATTTATTCCCTCGGTACCCGGTGGCGCCCAGTTGCAGCACCCGTCCTCTCATCCCACAGAAAGCCCTGTCTTCTACCCATCCTCCAGCCTACGAACTGGGTCCATCTTCTCTGACAGGTTATCCTCACCTGTACGATCTAGTATCAACCCCGCCTCTCCAGACGCCTTCTCCAATGATTTGAACCACTActcaccctctcccccctccacctctcaaCACCAGAACATCGACTGGAAAAACTACACCACCTATAAAGACTACATAGATGCTAAGAGGCTGCACACGTACGGCTGCCGCACCATCCAGGAGCGCCTGGACAGCTTACGTGccgccagcagctccagctctgcgtATTCCCAGCAACGcacgcccccccctcccagcagcagcccgaGAGGAGCGCCGGAATCTCAGGTCAAACGGAGAAGCACCTCCACAGATCGCGGGGTGGAAACAAGCGGCCGCAGCACTGCGAGGGCACCTTTACGTAGCGCCTCCCAGGAGAGGCTCTGGGGCGGAACCGAGAGGACGGTACCGGTTAGGAACTGGCCTCGCAGTGCGTCTGAGGACGCGCTGCCTTTTTCCAGCCCCGTTGGATTCGCCAAACCAAGAGCACGGTCCTGTGACTACCTGGGGAAGCAGCCTGGGGAAGCAGGCGTAGCGTCTGGGGGAGATAGGGCAGGATTTGAGGACAGACTGCGGCTCTTCCGGGGGGAGGAAGCCAGAGTTCCCAGGCAGGGGGCGACTGTGACAGCTTTACCGTACCTTAACAGGAATCTCCCtgggaaagaggaagaaggcCAGGGAAGTGTTTTACCTTACTCGCCCGTAGCTGCTCCTGTGTTTACTAAAGGTAAAACTGATTCCAGGACGGACTGTGTCATTTTGAGACCATCGCGTCTCCCCGTCAAAAACTCCATCTCAGCCCCTTCGACCATCTTATCTACCGTTAAAACCACAGAACCTCTTAAAGACCAAAGAGCAAATATCATCGGCAACCACATCAGCTACCCTTCCCCTCTGCACCTGCAGCTCCGAGGCAGGGCAGACAGTTTGAAGATGGAGAGTCGGGCCGAGGTCGGTTTGACAGCCAGGTCGTCCTCTTGCTCCGGTCCGTCCTCTAAACTGCCCATGCAGAGACACTCGGAAGGCGTGgctgctctttcttcttttgGGTCCACCGCCATTAATGGAGACGTCAACCAAAAGCCAACGCCCGCCGCCCCTGCGCGGGCCAACGGTGGGCATTTCCAGGGTGTCGAAGGACCAGACGCCACCATTGTCGTCCTAAGAAGGGATAAAAACTATGGACCTCCCCTCGTGCGCCCTCCGCCCTACGTTCTGGCTCTTGACGTCGGCCAGAAGGACACGACTCCCAAATCGCCCCCTCTGGTGAAGGCTGGCTCTCTAGATGGAGCCATGTGCTGGATGTCAGACAGCTGTAGGGAGAGGCACCACAGAAGGCTCGGGGACACGCGCCACAAGTCCAAACATCTGGACGACTCCCTGGATTCAATCCCCTTCATCG ACGAACCCTCCAGCCCCAGCGTGGACCTGGACAGCAGTCCCATCCCAGCCTCTGCAGTCATATCTGGAGCTCCCACCGTCACCACCATCCCTCCCAGCCCCACGTCTCCATCCTCCCTCATTCGACGCCAGCTGTCGCACGACCACG ATTCTGGTACCAAAACAGAGAGGTCCAAGTCGTACGATGAAGGCCTGGATAACTACcgggaggagggcagagg GAGGTCTTTAATACCAGGGCTGAAGAGTCTCCGGAAG GTCGACAGGTCCTCAGAGGACTCGGGCTCCAGGGGCGACTCGTCCTCCGACGTCTTCTGCGACGCCACGAAAGAGGGGCCGTTGCAGTTTAAGCAGCTGAGCGCAGACAAGAACAAG CGGGTCGGCGGGGGAATGCGCCCCTGGAAACAGATGTACGCCGTGCTGCGAGGTCACTACCTCTGCCTGTacaaagacaggagggaggggcACGCGCACGCCAACTGCCAGACGGTGGAGGAGCCGCTGCCCATCAGCATCAGGTCCTGTCTGATCGACATCTCGTACAGCGACACCAAACGCAAGAACGTGCTGCGGCTGACCACGTCAGACTGCGAGTACCTGTTCCAGGCTGAGGACCGCGAGGACATGCTGGCCTGGATCAGGGTCATCCAGGAGAACGGCAACCTGGACGAGGAG AATGCGGCCTTCACCAGCCATGACCTCATCAGCAGGAAGATCAGAGAGTACAAAACCTTGACCAG CCCGACAAGCAGCAAGACGGAACCGTCGCCCAAATCTTCCCGTCAGTCGCTgagcatcaaacacacactgctggggGGCAAAGGAGAGCCCAAAGCCACAAGTCCACACTCCAAACCtgagcaggacaggaagaacTTGCACAAAG ATGACACCAGCCCCCCCAAAGACAAAGGAACGTGGAGGAAAGGCATCCCGGGACTGATGAGGAAGCCGTTCGAGAAGAAGCCGTCGCCTGGAGTCACGTTCGGAGTGAGGCTGGACGACTGTCCTCCGGCACAGAACAACAAG TTTGTGCCTCTGATCGTGGAAGTCTGCTGTAACCTGGTGGAGGAGCGGGGGCTGGAGTACACGGGCATCTACAGAGTCCCTGGAAACAACGCTGCCATCTCCAACATGCAGGAGGAGCTCAACAACAAGGGCATGAACGATATCGACCCCCGCGATGAC AAATGGAGAGACCTCAATGTCATCAGCAGCTTACTGAAGTCTTTCTTCAGGAAACTTCCAGAGCCGTTGTTCACCAACG ATAAGTATGCAGATTTTATAGAAGCCAACAGAACCGAGGACCCAGTGGAGAGACTCAAAGTGCTGAAGAGGCTG CTCCACGAGCTGCCAGCGCATCATTACGAGACTCTCAAGTTCCTCTCAGCTCATCTGAAAACTGTGGCTGAAAACTCGGAGAAGAACAAG atGGAGCCGAGAAACCTGGCGATCGTGTTCGGTCCCACGCTGGTGCGCACCACAGACGACAACATGACCCACATGGTGACACACATGCCGGACCAGTACAGGATAGTGGAGACGCTGATCCAGAAT tACGACTGGTTTTTCACAGAAGAGGGAAACGGAGAACCTGTG ACCGTGTCCCGGGAAGAGAGCGCCGTGGAGTCCCAGCCCGTCCCCAACATCGATCACCTGTTGACCAACATCGGCCGTACGGGGACGTCGCAGGGTGAAGTATCAG ATTCACCCACTAGCGACTCTGCTAAATCAAAG GGTTCCTGGGGTTCGGCGAAGGATCCGTGCACGCGAGACCTCCTGGTCTCCTCCATATTTGCGGCAGCCAGCCGCAAGAGAAGGAAGTCGAAGGAGAAACCGCAGCCCAGCAGCTCGGATGACGATCTGGACTCTGTGTTCCTCAAGAAGGAGATCCCAGGTCAGAAGGCCaacacccaccacctcctccagacaGAAGCTCAGAGTCGGCTCGGTCCCAAAACGGCACTGCCGGCACGAGctgaagagaggaaggagaatggAAAAACCGTGGAACTCGCTCCTAAAGCTAAGAGAGAACATCGAAAGTCCATTTTCCTGAAGGGCACGACACCGCCCAGACACCCTTCGCCTTGCCCCTCCCCAAATATCTACCAGTTGGTCCCTCAGGGGAAGTCCTCCTCCTCAGATCCACCGTCTCAGTTTGACGAGAACACGTCCGATCTGGGGACCATGAGCTCTGGAGCGTCGGTGCCGCGCTCAAGACCCAAAAAGTGGAGCGCAGGAATGTCCGCTGACCTCCCTGCTGGAGCGGCCCCGGGCTCAGGGGGATCTGCCGGGGCAGAAGTGAGCTCCATCACCTCCGACtactccaccacctcctccatcacattcCTGACGGGGGCGGAGTCCGGCGCGCTCAGCCCAGAGCTGCACGGCGGGGAGGAGGCGGACGACGAACGCAGCGAGCTCATTAGCGAGGGACGGCCCATGGAGACGGACAGCGAAAGCGACTTCCCGGTTTTCGCCCCCGACGGCGGAAACAGCCATTCCACCCCTCGTTTGGGGCAGAGCCTGGAGAAGAGCGAACTACAAGGAGAAGCGCAGGGGGGCACTGCCGGGAAGCTGGAAGCCCGGCGCCTTTTCCCGACGCAGAGGATGATCGAGTgcgacaccctctccagacgGTGGTCCCtgagacagaaaacagacagcGAATCCTCGGTGGAGGGTCTGACCGGGGGCGGAGAGGGCAACGAGGCCAAGGAGTCCTCCACGCGGCTGTCCCGGGTCCTGGGGGTTATCAAGAAGGGGCGGCCCACGAGCAGCGTGAGCTCGTCCCCGCGCAGCGAGCCCGAGCGTCACGAAGCAGCCTGGCACCTTAGGATCAGCGAGCGGCTCAAATTCAGGCTACGCACGTCCGCCGATGACATGTTCACCCAGAAGAATCGGACTCCGGACGCTCgcgggaagaagaaaaacatccgGCGGAGGCACACGATGGGGGGCCAGCGGGACTTTGCGGAGTTGGCGATCATCAACGACTGGCGggagcagggcggcgtggaccAGACAGCCGATCTGTCGGCGCTGGACCGCCTCAAGCCCCGGTGTTCCTCCCAGGACTTCTCCATCCGGGACTGGATCTCCAGGGACCGCTGCAGGGACTCGGTCTCCAGCGTAGAGGTGGCGCCCAGAGCCGTTCCCGAGGACGACCATCAAGAGAACCAGGACGCCACAGCGGAGGGACCACGGAGTCCTGCGCCCCCCAACACGCAGCCGCTCCCGGGGGAACACGTCAATGGCGGCGGACTGCAGAGTAAAAACAAAGGCAACCTCGGGGTCGACCCTCATCCGCACAAACTGTCCGGGGCACAAGTGGTCCGCTCCAGGTTTTACCAGTATCTGTGA